From Rhodococcus sp. B7740, one genomic window encodes:
- a CDS encoding type VII secretion target, producing MSDGVRVDVDRVRGVADGLASSAEALGDAADSVADAGFGTAGAGRNYGDLGAAYSQAHLGLGRAVRAWRSSVEDISEALTTAMNEYEQQDDAASYAIESHR from the coding sequence ATGAGCGATGGGGTTCGGGTGGACGTGGACCGAGTTCGCGGCGTGGCGGATGGATTGGCGTCGTCGGCGGAGGCGCTCGGCGACGCCGCCGATTCCGTGGCGGACGCAGGCTTCGGTACCGCGGGGGCAGGACGGAACTACGGTGACCTGGGCGCTGCCTATTCCCAGGCGCACCTCGGGCTCGGGCGTGCCGTCAGGGCCTGGCGGTCCTCGGTCGAGGACATTTCCGAAGCCCTCACCACCGCGATGAACGAGTATGAGCAACAGGACGACGCCGCCTCGTACGCGATCGAGTCACACCGGTGA
- a CDS encoding LLM class F420-dependent oxidoreductase, producing MHIGTMLNYSGGFNETVAEVAELEKAGLDIIFVPEAYSFDAVSQLGFLAAKTSTIKIASGIFQIYTRTPSLTAMTAAGLDYVSDGRFVLGLGASGPQVVEGFHGVKYDAPIARTREVIEICRQVWRREKVQHQGKYYQIPLPADRGTGLGKPLKLINHPVRDRIPVVIAALGPKNVELTAEIAEGWQPIFYFPEKAADVWGDSLAAGKAKRDPSLGELQVFASPTLAIGEDAEKYLPWVKPHLALYIGGMGAKGKNFYNSLAQRYGYEAEAEKIQDLYLAGKKEEAAAAVPDELARAVNLIGPESFVKERVAAFAEAGVTTLNVAPLAENTAGRVAQLTALRELTA from the coding sequence ATGCACATCGGAACGATGCTGAACTACAGCGGTGGTTTCAACGAGACCGTCGCCGAGGTGGCCGAGCTCGAGAAGGCGGGTCTCGACATCATTTTCGTGCCCGAGGCCTACTCGTTCGACGCCGTCAGCCAACTCGGGTTCCTCGCGGCCAAGACGAGCACGATCAAGATCGCCTCCGGCATCTTCCAGATCTACACCAGGACTCCGTCACTGACCGCCATGACCGCCGCCGGTCTCGACTACGTCTCCGACGGCCGGTTCGTACTCGGACTGGGCGCGTCGGGACCACAGGTCGTCGAGGGCTTCCACGGCGTCAAGTACGACGCACCCATCGCCCGAACCCGCGAGGTCATCGAGATCTGCCGCCAGGTCTGGCGCCGCGAGAAGGTGCAGCACCAGGGCAAGTACTACCAGATTCCACTGCCCGCCGACCGGGGAACCGGCCTGGGCAAGCCCCTGAAGCTGATCAATCACCCTGTGCGCGATCGCATTCCGGTCGTCATCGCCGCACTCGGACCCAAGAATGTCGAACTCACCGCCGAGATCGCCGAAGGTTGGCAGCCCATCTTCTACTTCCCGGAGAAGGCCGCCGACGTGTGGGGCGATTCGCTCGCCGCAGGCAAGGCCAAGCGTGACCCGTCACTCGGCGAACTGCAGGTCTTCGCAAGTCCCACCCTCGCCATCGGCGAGGATGCGGAGAAGTACCTCCCCTGGGTCAAGCCACACCTGGCGCTGTACATCGGCGGCATGGGAGCCAAGGGCAAGAACTTCTACAACTCCTTGGCCCAGCGATACGGGTACGAGGCCGAGGCCGAGAAGATCCAGGACCTGTACCTGGCAGGCAAGAAGGAGGAGGCCGCCGCGGCAGTGCCCGACGAGCTCGCTCGCGCGGTCAACCTCATCGGCCCGGAAAGCTTCGTCAAGGAGCGAGTGGCAGCTTTCGCCGAGGCCGGTGTGACCACTCTCAACGTCGCGCCGCTCGCCGAGAACACCGCAGGACGCGTCGCGCAGCTGACCGCACTGCGCGAACTCACCGCCTGA
- the glmM gene encoding phosphoglucosamine mutase: MARLFGTDGVRGLAGGVLTAELALRIARAAAAVLAPNVDGVRAVAVVGRDPRVSGAMLSAAVSAGLTASGVDVIDVGVLPTPAVAYLTAEYDAALGVMISASHNAMPDNGIKIFAAGGHKLDDDVEDRIEAALDPEGRSRNDEQPYDATGAAIGRIELAHDAAARYTEHLAGSVSHRLDGVTVVVDCSHGAASVVGPEIYRRAGATVVAINAEPDGLNINDGCGSTHLEGLQKAVVEHGADLGIAHDGDADRCLAVDASGSVVDGDAIMTILAIAMHDAGHLTDDTLVATVMSNLGLHIAMREAGITLRTTAVGDRYVLEELRRGGFALGGEQSGHVVLPAVGTTGDGIATALRLMERMAQTGRSLADLASAMRTLPQVLINVRVSDKAAVASAPSVSDAVASAERELGESGRVLLRPSGTEQLVRVMVEASELDVATRLAEELAGRVASV, translated from the coding sequence ATGGCGCGATTGTTCGGCACCGACGGAGTTCGGGGACTTGCGGGCGGGGTTCTGACCGCTGAGCTGGCGTTGAGGATCGCGCGAGCCGCAGCCGCCGTGTTGGCACCGAACGTCGACGGCGTCAGGGCCGTCGCAGTGGTCGGTCGTGATCCGCGGGTGAGTGGGGCGATGCTGAGCGCAGCCGTGTCCGCCGGACTCACCGCATCGGGTGTCGACGTGATCGACGTCGGCGTACTGCCCACACCCGCAGTCGCCTACCTCACCGCCGAATACGACGCGGCGCTCGGCGTGATGATCTCGGCGTCCCACAATGCGATGCCCGACAACGGAATCAAGATCTTCGCTGCCGGTGGACACAAGCTGGACGACGACGTCGAAGACCGGATCGAAGCTGCCCTCGATCCCGAGGGGCGCTCCCGGAACGACGAACAGCCCTACGACGCCACCGGTGCCGCGATCGGCCGTATCGAACTCGCGCACGACGCCGCGGCGCGCTACACCGAACATCTGGCCGGATCGGTATCGCATCGACTCGACGGCGTGACCGTCGTGGTCGATTGCTCGCACGGTGCCGCCTCGGTCGTCGGGCCCGAGATCTACCGGCGGGCCGGTGCGACGGTCGTGGCGATCAATGCAGAACCCGACGGTCTGAACATCAACGACGGGTGCGGGTCGACGCACCTGGAGGGCTTGCAGAAGGCCGTCGTCGAGCACGGAGCCGACCTCGGGATCGCGCACGACGGCGACGCGGACCGATGCCTCGCCGTCGATGCGTCGGGTTCCGTGGTGGACGGCGACGCGATCATGACGATACTGGCCATCGCGATGCACGACGCGGGCCACTTGACCGACGACACGTTGGTCGCGACGGTGATGAGCAACCTCGGTCTGCACATTGCGATGCGCGAGGCCGGAATCACGTTGCGCACCACCGCGGTCGGAGATCGGTACGTACTCGAGGAGTTGCGCCGCGGCGGCTTCGCGCTCGGCGGCGAGCAGAGTGGACACGTGGTGCTGCCCGCAGTCGGAACGACCGGAGACGGGATCGCCACGGCGCTGCGACTGATGGAGCGGATGGCGCAGACCGGGCGTTCGCTCGCGGATCTGGCGTCGGCCATGCGGACCCTGCCGCAGGTGCTGATCAACGTGCGCGTGTCCGACAAAGCAGCGGTGGCGTCGGCACCGTCGGTGTCGGACGCGGTGGCGTCGGCCGAACGCGAACTCGGCGAATCGGGTCGAGTTCTGTTGCGCCCCAGCGGTACCGAGCAGTTGGTACGTGTGATGGTCGAAGCGTCCGAACTCGACGTCGCGACCCGGCTCGCCGAAGAGCTGGCGGGCCGGGTCGCGTCGGTCTGA
- the rpsI gene encoding 30S ribosomal protein S9 translates to MTAPEGNDVTSQENIEEIAADEFVAVEDPEVVSDIEAAAAPAPIVFDRPIQTVGRRKEAVARVRLSSGTGGFKLNGRTLEDYFPNKVHQQLIKAPLVLVDRAESFDIVALLHGGGPSGQAGALRLAISRALIELAPDDRPPLKAAGYLTRDARAVERKKYGLKKARKASQYSKR, encoded by the coding sequence GTGACGGCGCCGGAGGGAAATGACGTGACGTCGCAGGAGAACATCGAAGAGATCGCCGCCGACGAGTTCGTGGCAGTCGAAGATCCCGAGGTCGTCTCGGACATCGAAGCCGCAGCCGCTCCGGCCCCGATCGTGTTCGATCGCCCGATCCAGACCGTCGGTCGCCGTAAGGAAGCCGTCGCTCGCGTTCGGCTGTCCTCGGGCACCGGCGGATTCAAGCTCAACGGCCGCACCCTCGAGGATTACTTCCCCAACAAGGTGCACCAGCAGCTGATCAAGGCTCCGCTCGTTCTGGTGGACCGCGCAGAGTCCTTCGACATCGTCGCGCTGCTGCACGGCGGCGGACCGTCGGGACAGGCAGGCGCACTGCGTCTGGCCATCTCGCGTGCACTGATCGAGCTCGCACCCGACGATCGCCCGCCGCTCAAGGCCGCGGGCTACCTCACGCGTGACGCGCGTGCAGTCGAGCGCAAGAAGTACGGCCTGAAGAAGGCCCGTAAGGCGTCGCAGTACTCCAAGCGCTGA
- the rplM gene encoding 50S ribosomal protein L13 has protein sequence MSTYAPKAGDTTRTWHVIDATDVVLGRLAVQAATLLRGKHKPTYAPNVDGGDFVVIINAEKVAISGNKLDGKFHHHHSGHPGGLKSRSTRQVLESNPDRLVEKAVVGMIPKNKLGNAIASKLKVYAGPNHPHAAQQPVPFEIKQVSQ, from the coding sequence GTGTCTACTTACGCCCCGAAGGCCGGGGACACCACCCGGACGTGGCATGTGATCGACGCCACGGACGTCGTGCTCGGACGCCTCGCCGTCCAGGCCGCGACTCTGCTCCGCGGTAAGCACAAGCCCACCTACGCACCCAACGTCGACGGTGGCGACTTCGTCGTCATCATCAACGCCGAGAAGGTTGCCATCAGCGGCAACAAGCTCGACGGCAAGTTCCACCACCACCACTCCGGCCATCCGGGCGGTCTGAAGTCGCGCTCGACCCGTCAGGTCCTCGAGAGCAACCCCGATCGTCTCGTGGAGAAGGCCGTCGTCGGCATGATCCCCAAGAACAAGCTCGGTAATGCCATCGCGAGCAAGCTGAAGGTCTACGCGGGACCGAACCACCCGCATGCCGCTCAGCAGCCCGTTCCGTTCGAGATCAAGCAGGTGTCCCAGTGA
- a CDS encoding TraR/DksA C4-type zinc finger protein: MTDVGAVLGAERSRADRRLASLRAELASVIEGSRLTTDDDEHDPEGSTIAFERAKIAALITDTESEIREIDAAVLRLTAGTYGSCERCGSEIPAIRLEALPAARRCMQCVRLR, translated from the coding sequence GTGACGGACGTCGGAGCAGTACTTGGGGCCGAGCGGTCTCGTGCCGACCGTCGACTGGCGTCGCTTCGGGCCGAACTGGCGTCGGTGATCGAAGGATCGCGGCTGACCACCGACGACGACGAGCACGATCCCGAGGGGTCGACGATCGCGTTCGAGCGAGCGAAGATCGCCGCGCTGATCACCGACACCGAGTCGGAGATCCGCGAGATCGACGCGGCGGTCTTGCGGCTCACGGCCGGGACCTACGGTTCCTGCGAGCGGTGCGGAAGCGAGATCCCGGCGATCAGGCTCGAGGCTCTTCCCGCTGCCCGTCGATGCATGCAGTGTGTGCGCCTGCGCTGA
- a CDS encoding WXG100 family type VII secretion target codes for MKYDFAQIAALTEAMNKQANVTKDLLGDVDSTAKRLYQSWEGDAMTSYYELQRQWSSASDELNLLLSSLVAAARTGGETMHGVEMANKARMAR; via the coding sequence ATGAAATACGACTTCGCGCAGATCGCGGCGCTGACCGAGGCGATGAACAAGCAGGCGAACGTGACCAAGGACCTTCTCGGGGACGTGGACAGCACCGCGAAGCGGCTCTACCAGTCGTGGGAGGGCGACGCGATGACGTCCTACTACGAGCTGCAGCGTCAGTGGAGCTCTGCATCCGACGAGCTCAACCTCCTTCTGTCGAGCCTCGTCGCGGCCGCCCGCACCGGTGGCGAGACGATGCACGGCGTCGAGATGGCCAACAAGGCGCGGATGGCTCGCTGA
- a CDS encoding WXG100 family type VII secretion target → MGYPGGPEVTGSSNGVTVTPQELVAAGATIEGLSVSINASNSAVRSIVEQTAEAWVGKAGKSFQDVMAQWDTSAQKMRSALEQISADIKTNGHGYSDADDDNVSAVNQVAGSLNSGLSSFT, encoded by the coding sequence GTGGGATATCCAGGGGGACCGGAAGTTACGGGTTCGTCGAACGGCGTCACGGTCACACCGCAGGAGCTCGTGGCCGCCGGTGCCACGATCGAAGGCCTGAGTGTGTCGATCAACGCGTCCAATTCGGCCGTTCGGTCGATCGTCGAGCAGACCGCCGAGGCGTGGGTCGGCAAGGCAGGCAAGTCTTTTCAGGACGTCATGGCTCAGTGGGACACCAGTGCGCAGAAGATGCGGAGCGCGCTCGAGCAGATCTCCGCGGACATCAAGACGAACGGCCACGGCTACTCGGACGCCGACGACGACAACGTGTCGGCCGTGAACCAGGTGGCCGGATCGCTGAATTCGGGACTGTCCTCGTTCACGTGA
- a CDS encoding type VII secretion-associated protein gives MTSPSWRYAAVHLGYTQISVVATAGAFEGPRESVGSAFATAEGGRLVFGRGTAGDEIPPLLCIDDASVPVGSSVWDREAVLHGIVWSALNGAGVHDRLDVLEIAYPSTWGEQRTGILRALFATSANEVVLVETAEAALSWSGERAPSAAVVVEVGPLDTSVVVLDESGAHGGDTGAILPFGTGDDDGWRRAVGEYVRSSVTNCPDEVYVVAVPRAGEDPVVDHPTRWLTGLDVARSLYRRAGADLVPALSVRAATTRSAAWLDDVAALPRPREKRRPQLLAAVSAAAAVIVFVCAAVYFTGRPPVASDSVAAQPLSHNEAPSAASSLVEPLPTTTTDPPTPVETVTFVSGRVSMRLPDAWTKVDEADRMVLIPPTPPERRIVVTVAELSPGSTQQQVADELRSAIDARGPDSTIGSLESTRDFGGRVGIAYTERPIDDSTVLWRVFVQSDLQVSIGCQFEGDDATVIDAECGQATQTLDIVAPS, from the coding sequence TTGACGAGCCCCTCGTGGCGTTATGCCGCAGTGCATCTGGGCTACACGCAGATCTCCGTCGTCGCGACGGCCGGAGCCTTCGAGGGTCCGAGAGAGAGCGTCGGATCGGCGTTCGCCACGGCCGAGGGTGGTCGTCTTGTGTTCGGCCGGGGCACGGCGGGAGACGAGATTCCGCCCCTGCTCTGCATTGACGATGCGTCGGTCCCGGTGGGGAGCTCGGTGTGGGACCGGGAGGCGGTACTGCACGGAATCGTGTGGTCGGCCCTGAACGGTGCCGGGGTGCACGACCGACTCGACGTGCTCGAGATCGCGTATCCGTCGACCTGGGGCGAGCAACGGACGGGCATCCTTCGTGCACTGTTTGCGACCTCGGCGAACGAGGTGGTGCTCGTGGAGACGGCCGAGGCGGCCCTGTCGTGGTCGGGTGAACGCGCGCCGTCCGCCGCGGTCGTCGTCGAAGTCGGGCCTCTCGACACGTCCGTCGTCGTTCTCGACGAATCGGGGGCGCACGGCGGAGACACCGGCGCGATCCTGCCCTTCGGTACGGGTGACGACGACGGTTGGCGACGAGCGGTCGGGGAGTACGTCCGGTCGTCGGTCACGAACTGCCCCGACGAGGTGTACGTGGTGGCGGTGCCCCGCGCCGGAGAGGATCCCGTCGTCGATCACCCCACTCGATGGTTGACCGGACTCGATGTCGCCCGGTCGCTGTATCGGCGAGCCGGGGCGGATCTCGTCCCCGCGCTATCGGTCCGTGCTGCGACGACGCGATCGGCGGCATGGCTCGACGACGTGGCCGCCCTCCCGCGGCCGCGGGAGAAACGGCGTCCCCAGCTGCTCGCGGCCGTGAGTGCGGCGGCAGCGGTCATCGTATTCGTCTGCGCAGCTGTGTATTTCACCGGACGTCCTCCCGTTGCTTCCGATAGCGTTGCAGCGCAACCGTTGTCGCATAACGAGGCCCCGAGTGCTGCGTCGTCCCTCGTCGAACCGCTACCGACCACGACGACCGACCCGCCGACGCCGGTCGAGACGGTGACGTTCGTGTCCGGGCGGGTGTCGATGCGGTTGCCGGACGCCTGGACGAAGGTGGACGAAGCGGACCGCATGGTGCTGATTCCGCCGACCCCACCCGAGCGTCGGATCGTCGTCACCGTGGCAGAGCTGTCACCGGGTTCGACGCAGCAGCAGGTCGCCGACGAGCTTCGGTCGGCCATCGATGCCCGTGGGCCGGATTCCACCATCGGATCGCTCGAATCCACCCGCGATTTCGGCGGCCGCGTCGGGATCGCCTACACCGAGAGACCGATCGACGACTCGACGGTGCTGTGGCGCGTGTTCGTCCAGTCCGACCTTCAGGTCAGCATCGGCTGCCAGTTCGAGGGAGACGACGCGACGGTGATCGACGCCGAATGCGGTCAGGCGACGCAGACTTTGGACATCGTTGCGCCGTCGTGA
- a CDS encoding type VII secretion protein EccC, protein MSTVRFVRGARREVPRSPGGEVTLQSPPEIPRAVPGNLLMKLMPLVMVAAMVGMVALMFTSGAAANPMMLMFPAMMLMSMVGMLAGGGKSGGARTAEANEDRKDYLRYLDQLRRDVAETERAQRRALEWSHPAPETLWSIAGTERMWERRLSDPDFAHVRVGCGDQRLATRLVPPETGPVEELEPVSAVSLRRFVRAHSVVAALPTAVSLRGFAALSVSGDRDEARAMVRAMLASLCSFHGPDHVAVAIVCGPDTVQQWEWAKWLPHTQHDALRDGAGSARMIFGSFLELEGALGDVLSMRNRFARGAVPVAGVVQLVIVVDGGLLDNRSTDLTDTGLDSVTIIDLSGLCPGLAASRGLRLFAENGSIGAVTGTTVEVFAVADSMSTTQAHTVARRLSPYRAPSSSSVVDVVDDGGVPISGWNSLVGIADVGALDTDRAWTTRRGRERLRVPIGVAPDGSAVEIDLKESAENGMGPHGLCIGATGSGKSEFLRTLVLGLVSTHSPDQLNLVLVDFKGGATFAGLESAPHVAAVITNLSEDLALVDRMRDALAGEMNRRQESLRSAGNFANVSDYERARAAGADLAPMPALFVVVDEFSELLSQQPEFAELFVAIGRLGRSLHMHLLLASQRLEEGKLRGLDSHLSYRIGLKTFSANESRSVLGVPDAYHLPAQPGAGYLKCDSAEIVRFAAAYVSGPYSPPRSGPGVRPSLGGDIGPKPFTAYAVPLDSVDLGRIEAATAPEAEPDPVDSRSTGPTVLDVVVGRIRGRGTPAHEVWLPPLDTAPTLNRLLPDSVLTERIGPLAALRAPIGIIDRPFDQRRDLLTVDLSGAAGHVAIVGAPQSGKSTALRSLILALAMTHSPAQVQFYCLDFGGGTLAGLADLPHVGSVANRLDVDRVRRTVAEVAGVVRQREKTFRDRGIDSMAEFRRRRAAHPVDPEDRFGDVFLVIDGWPSIRSDFESLEQQIATLTTQGLAFGLHLILTASRWAEVRPATKDLIGTRLELRLGDPSDSDMGRAKAARVPEGRPGRGMTRNGLHLLIALPRVDDVCSVDDLSRAVGESVAAIAAASAGTPAPPVRMLPELLERSAIVDRLGDTWPRIRGGIPELGVPIGIDEAELAPVVVDFAENPHFVVFGDSECGKTSLLRGICRSLVEANSSDTVKLVVADYRRTLLGAVDSEHLAGYAASQATLTAMLVDLAGRMADRMPGADVTQQQLRERSWWNGPEVFVVVDDYDLVATSSGNPLAPLVEHLPHARDIGLHLIVARRSGGAGRALFDPVIGRLRDLVTPGLVMSGSRDEGNLLGTVRPSAMPPGRGVFVDRSGQALVQLGHSS, encoded by the coding sequence ATGAGTACCGTGCGCTTCGTTCGCGGTGCCAGACGGGAAGTGCCTCGATCTCCCGGCGGTGAAGTCACCCTGCAGTCGCCACCCGAGATCCCGCGCGCCGTGCCGGGCAATCTGCTGATGAAGCTGATGCCACTGGTGATGGTGGCCGCGATGGTGGGGATGGTCGCGCTGATGTTCACCTCCGGGGCAGCGGCGAACCCGATGATGTTGATGTTCCCGGCCATGATGTTGATGTCCATGGTGGGGATGTTGGCAGGCGGCGGCAAGTCGGGCGGAGCGCGTACGGCCGAGGCGAACGAGGACCGCAAGGACTACCTCCGCTATCTGGATCAGCTCCGCCGCGACGTCGCCGAGACCGAACGCGCACAACGCCGAGCCCTCGAATGGAGTCACCCGGCACCCGAGACGTTGTGGTCGATCGCCGGAACCGAGCGCATGTGGGAACGGCGACTGTCGGATCCGGATTTCGCGCACGTACGAGTCGGCTGTGGGGATCAGCGGCTCGCCACTCGACTGGTTCCGCCGGAGACCGGGCCGGTGGAAGAACTCGAACCCGTCTCGGCAGTGTCTCTGCGCCGCTTCGTGCGAGCTCATTCGGTGGTGGCCGCGCTGCCGACCGCGGTGTCACTGAGAGGATTCGCGGCGCTGTCCGTATCGGGAGATCGCGACGAGGCCCGGGCGATGGTGCGCGCGATGTTGGCCTCGCTGTGCAGCTTTCACGGACCCGACCACGTCGCTGTCGCGATCGTCTGCGGGCCGGACACCGTGCAGCAATGGGAGTGGGCCAAGTGGCTCCCGCACACTCAGCACGACGCTCTGCGCGACGGCGCCGGGTCCGCTCGGATGATCTTCGGCAGCTTCCTCGAACTCGAGGGAGCACTCGGCGACGTGCTGTCCATGCGCAATCGGTTTGCGCGCGGAGCTGTTCCCGTCGCAGGCGTCGTGCAGTTGGTGATCGTGGTGGACGGCGGGCTTCTGGACAACCGATCGACCGATCTCACCGACACGGGCCTCGATTCCGTCACGATCATCGATCTGTCCGGCCTGTGTCCCGGACTCGCCGCATCGCGTGGCCTTCGGCTGTTCGCCGAGAACGGATCCATCGGAGCGGTCACCGGAACCACGGTCGAGGTGTTCGCCGTCGCGGATTCGATGAGCACCACCCAGGCGCACACCGTGGCTCGACGCCTGTCGCCGTATCGTGCGCCGTCGTCCTCGTCCGTCGTCGATGTCGTCGACGACGGCGGAGTCCCGATCTCGGGATGGAACAGCCTGGTCGGTATTGCCGATGTCGGTGCACTCGACACGGACCGAGCGTGGACGACGCGGCGCGGACGCGAGAGGCTGCGGGTACCGATCGGTGTCGCCCCCGACGGCAGCGCCGTCGAGATCGATCTGAAGGAATCCGCCGAGAACGGTATGGGACCTCACGGATTGTGCATCGGGGCAACGGGTTCGGGAAAATCGGAGTTCCTCCGCACGCTCGTGCTGGGCTTGGTGTCGACTCACTCGCCGGACCAGCTGAACCTGGTGCTCGTCGACTTCAAAGGCGGTGCGACGTTCGCAGGCCTGGAGTCGGCACCGCACGTGGCCGCGGTCATCACCAACCTGTCCGAGGACCTGGCGTTGGTGGATCGAATGCGCGATGCGCTGGCCGGTGAGATGAACCGTCGGCAGGAATCGCTGCGTTCGGCCGGCAACTTCGCGAACGTCTCCGACTACGAGAGGGCACGAGCCGCGGGAGCGGATCTGGCACCGATGCCCGCCTTGTTCGTGGTGGTCGACGAATTCTCGGAATTGCTCAGCCAGCAACCGGAATTCGCCGAGTTGTTCGTCGCGATCGGTCGGCTCGGACGTTCTCTGCACATGCATCTGCTGCTCGCCAGTCAGCGCCTCGAAGAAGGAAAGTTACGCGGTCTCGACAGTCACCTGTCCTACCGAATAGGCCTGAAGACGTTCTCCGCGAACGAGTCTCGATCGGTGCTCGGAGTTCCCGACGCCTATCATCTGCCTGCACAACCGGGTGCGGGCTACCTCAAGTGCGATTCGGCCGAGATCGTCAGGTTTGCCGCGGCGTACGTCTCCGGCCCGTACTCGCCGCCGCGTTCCGGTCCTGGCGTTCGGCCCTCGCTCGGAGGCGACATCGGGCCGAAACCCTTCACCGCCTACGCGGTACCGCTCGACTCGGTCGATCTCGGCCGCATCGAGGCTGCCACTGCGCCCGAGGCAGAACCGGATCCGGTCGACTCCCGGAGCACCGGCCCGACGGTGCTGGATGTGGTCGTCGGACGAATTCGGGGTCGCGGAACGCCGGCCCACGAGGTGTGGTTGCCGCCGCTGGACACCGCACCGACCTTGAACCGGTTGCTGCCCGACTCGGTTCTGACCGAGCGCATCGGTCCGCTCGCCGCCCTGCGTGCCCCGATCGGCATCATCGACCGGCCTTTCGATCAGCGCCGTGATCTGCTGACCGTCGATCTGTCCGGTGCTGCGGGCCACGTCGCCATCGTCGGTGCCCCGCAATCGGGTAAGTCGACGGCGCTTCGGTCCTTGATCCTGGCGCTCGCGATGACGCATTCGCCGGCGCAGGTCCAGTTCTACTGCCTGGATTTCGGCGGCGGAACGCTGGCCGGGCTGGCCGATCTGCCGCACGTCGGATCGGTGGCCAACCGGCTCGATGTCGACCGGGTTCGGCGGACCGTGGCCGAGGTCGCCGGCGTCGTTCGGCAGCGAGAGAAGACCTTCCGTGATCGCGGGATCGACTCGATGGCGGAGTTCCGACGGCGTCGTGCAGCGCACCCCGTCGACCCCGAGGATCGGTTCGGTGACGTCTTTCTCGTCATCGACGGCTGGCCGTCCATCAGGTCCGATTTCGAGAGTCTCGAACAGCAGATCGCAACCTTGACGACGCAGGGCCTCGCCTTCGGTCTGCATCTCATCCTCACCGCCTCTCGGTGGGCGGAAGTTCGGCCCGCGACCAAGGACCTGATCGGTACTCGACTGGAACTGCGGCTGGGAGATCCGTCGGATTCGGACATGGGCCGAGCCAAGGCCGCGAGAGTTCCCGAGGGGCGTCCGGGCCGGGGTATGACCAGGAACGGACTGCATCTGCTGATCGCACTTCCACGAGTGGACGACGTCTGTTCCGTCGACGACCTCTCTCGCGCGGTCGGTGAGTCGGTCGCCGCGATCGCGGCTGCATCTGCGGGAACCCCGGCACCGCCGGTGCGCATGCTGCCCGAGCTGCTCGAACGATCCGCGATCGTCGATCGGCTCGGTGATACGTGGCCACGAATCCGCGGCGGTATCCCCGAGCTCGGAGTTCCCATCGGCATCGACGAAGCCGAGTTGGCACCGGTCGTGGTCGATTTCGCGGAGAATCCACACTTCGTCGTGTTCGGTGACAGCGAGTGCGGCAAGACTTCTCTGCTGCGCGGAATCTGTCGATCGCTCGTCGAGGCCAACTCGTCCGACACCGTCAAACTCGTCGTCGCGGACTACCGCCGAACTCTCCTCGGCGCAGTGGATTCCGAGCATCTGGCCGGGTACGCGGCCTCCCAGGCGACGCTGACGGCCATGCTCGTCGACCTCGCAGGCCGCATGGCCGACCGCATGCCGGGGGCGGACGTGACCCAGCAGCAGCTTCGCGAGCGGTCGTGGTGGAACGGCCCCGAGGTGTTCGTCGTCGTCGACGATTACGATCTGGTCGCCACGTCGTCGGGAAATCCGTTGGCCCCGTTGGTCGAACACCTTCCCCATGCACGAGACATCGGGCTGCATCTCATCGTGGCGCGTCGTTCCGGCGGGGCAGGCCGGGCGCTGTTCGACCCGGTGATCGGACGGTTGCGCGATCTGGTCACGCCGGGACTGGTCATGAGCGGAAGCCGCGACGAAGGGAATCTGCTCGGGACGGTACGTCCCAGTGCCATGCCGCCCGGACGTGGGGTATTCGTCGACCGTTCGGGCCAGGCACTCGTTCAGCTCGGACATTCGAGTTGA